One genomic segment of Lampris incognitus isolate fLamInc1 chromosome 2, fLamInc1.hap2, whole genome shotgun sequence includes these proteins:
- the ahcyl1 gene encoding S-adenosylhomocysteine hydrolase-like protein 1: protein MTDSAADCKAEVKQATKYVKETENVAEKYSALTVSKNSDMNMNVGELPTAAFTAVPTLKSVKKIQFANAEDKQEFTKYPTKAGRRSLSRSISQSSTDSYSSAASYSDSSDDETSPRDKAQVSTQGSSDFCVKNIKQAEFGRREIEIAEQDMSALISLRKRAQGEKPLAGAKIVGCTHITAQTAVLIETLVALGAQCRWTACNIYSTQNEVAAALAETGIPVFAWKGESEDDFWWCIDRCVNTDGWQANMILDDGGDLTHWVYKKYPSVFKKVQGIVEESVTGVHRLYQLSKAGKLCVPAMNVNDSVTKQKFDNLYCCRESILDGLKRTTDVMFGGKQVVVCGYGEVGKGCCTALKALGAIVCITEIDPICALQACMDGFRVVKLNEVIRQMDVVITCTGNKNVVTREQLDRMKNGCIVCNMGHSNTEIDVASLRSPELTWERVRSQVDHIIWPDGKRVILLAEGRLLNLSCSTVPTFVLSITATTQALALIELFNAPEGRYKQDVYLLPKKMDEYVASLHLPNFDAHLTELSDEQAKYMGLNKNGPFKPNYYR, encoded by the exons ATGACCGACTCGGCGGCGGACTGCAAGGCGGAGGTCAAACAGGCGACGAAATATGTCAAAGAAACCGAGAACGTCGCAGAGAAATACTCGGCGTTGACCGTCAGCAAAAACAGTGATATGAATATGAACGTGGGAGAACTGCCCACCGCGGCGTTCACCGCGGTGCCCACACTTAAATCCGTCAAGAAG ATCCAGTTTGCTAACGCAGAGGACAAGCAGGAGTTCACCAAGTACCCAACCAAAGCCGGGCGTCGCTCGCTCTCCCGGTCaatctcccagtcttccacagacaGCTACAGCTCAG CTGCCTCCTATTCTGACAGCTCTGATGATGAGACCTCTCCAAGGGACAAAGCCCAGGTCAGCACCCAAGGCAGCAGTGACTTCTGTGTTAAGAACATCAAGCAGGCCGAATTTGGCCGTCGCGAGATTGAGATTGCAGAACAAG ATATGTCTGCCCTGATCTCCCTGAGGAAAAGAGCCCAGGGGGAAAAACCACTAGCCGGGGCAAAAATAGTGGGCTGTACCCATATTACTGCTCAGACGGCG GTCCTCATTGAGACCTTGGTAGCCCTGGGGGCCCAGTGTCGCTGGACTGCATGTAATATCTACTCCACTCAGAATGAGGTGGCGGCTGCCCTGGCTGAGACTG GAATACCTGTTTTTGCATGGAAGGGTGAGTCAGAGGATGACTTCTGGTGGTGCATTGATCGCTGTGTCAACACAGATGGCTGGCAGGCAAACATG ATTCTTGATGACGGGGGTGACTTGACTCATTGGGTGTATAAGAAGTACCCCAGCGTGTTCAAGAAGGTTCAGGGTATTGTGGAGGAGAGTGTCACTGGGGTGCATAG ATTGTACCAGTTGTCCAAGGCTGGCAAGCTGTGTGTCCCTGCTATGAATGTGAACGACTCGGTTACCAAGCAGAAATTCGACAACCTCTACTGCTGCCGTGAATCAATTCTGGATGG CTTGAAGAGGACGACTGACGTAATGTTTGGAGGCAAACAAGTTGTTGTGTGTGGTTATGGAGAG GTAGGGAAAGGCTGCTGCACCGCTCTAAAAGCGCTCGGGGCCATTGTGTGCATCACAGAGATTGACCCCATCTGTGCCCTGCAGGCATG CATGGATGGCTTCAGAGTTGTCAAGCTTAATGAGGTCATTCGGCAGATGGACGTGGTGATAACCTGCACGG GTAATAAGAATGTTGTTACCAGAGAACAGTTGGACCGGATGAAAAACGGCTGCATAGTTTGCAATATGGGGCATTCCAATACTGAGATTGATGTG GCAAGTCTGCGTAGCCCCGAGCTGACCTGGGAGCGGGTTCGCTCTCAAGTGGATCATATCATTTGGCCCGATGGCAAGAGGGTCATCCTGCTGGCAGAG GGCCGGCTCCTCAATCTGAGCTGCTCCACAGTGCCGACGTTTGTGTTGTCCATCACTGCTACAACTCAG GCCTTGGCCCTGATCGAGCTGTTCAATGCTCCAGAGGGACGCTACAAACAAGATGTGTATCTCCTTCCTAAGAAGATGG aTGAGTATGTAGCCAGCTTGCACCTACCAAACTTCGATGCCCACTTGACAGAGTTATCTGATGAGCAGGCCAAATACATGGGCCTTAACAAAAATGGACCATTTAAACCAAACTACTATAGGTAA